The following are encoded in a window of Pseudomonas sp. St316 genomic DNA:
- a CDS encoding gamma-glutamyltransferase family protein, producing MLKFSAHQYPYPSQRQSVFARRGMVAASQPLAAQAGIEIMQKGGNAIDAAIATAAALTVVEPTGCGIGGDAFALVWCKGQLHGLNGNGHAPAALSIEAVRAAGHEQMPLYGWTPVTVPGCPSAWAELSRRFGKLPFAELLQPAISLARDGFALSPVVAHQWQVAVNEFTPHRDAVLEAWFDTFLIEGRAPRAGEVFRNPAQARTLQALADTRCESLYRGALAERLDAHSRATGGYLRASDLKDYRAQWVDPIHVNYRGVDVWEIPPSGQGLVALMALKILEGFDFDHRDSQQTWHRQLEAMKLAYSDGLHYITDPLHMRVAVADLLSDDYSARRRRQIGEQALPPTPGDPHASGTVYLATADGEGNMVSFIQSNYHGFGSGVVLPDSGIALQNRGQEFSLDPSHVNCLAPGKKTFHTIIPGFLTRNGEALGPFGVMGGYMQPQGHVQMVMNLVDFGLNPQAALDAPRWQWLGAMKVGIEHGASRDLANALARRGHEVQIASDLTDYGRGQIILRDPVSGVLCGGTEPRADSHIAVW from the coding sequence ATGCTGAAATTTTCTGCCCACCAATACCCTTATCCGTCGCAACGCCAGAGCGTTTTCGCCCGTCGGGGCATGGTCGCCGCGTCCCAGCCCCTGGCTGCCCAGGCGGGCATCGAGATCATGCAAAAGGGCGGCAATGCCATCGACGCCGCCATCGCCACGGCAGCCGCGCTGACGGTGGTGGAACCCACCGGGTGTGGCATTGGCGGTGACGCCTTCGCGCTGGTCTGGTGCAAAGGCCAGTTGCACGGCCTCAACGGCAACGGCCACGCACCGGCGGCCTTGAGTATCGAGGCGGTCAGGGCCGCCGGCCATGAACAGATGCCGCTCTATGGCTGGACACCGGTGACTGTCCCGGGTTGCCCGTCGGCCTGGGCCGAGTTGTCCCGACGCTTTGGCAAGCTGCCCTTTGCCGAGCTGCTGCAACCGGCCATCAGCCTGGCGCGGGACGGTTTTGCGCTGTCGCCGGTGGTTGCCCATCAATGGCAGGTCGCGGTGAACGAGTTCACGCCCCATCGTGATGCCGTCCTGGAGGCCTGGTTCGATACCTTCCTGATCGAAGGCCGGGCGCCACGGGCCGGGGAGGTTTTTCGCAACCCGGCCCAGGCGCGCACCCTCCAGGCGTTGGCCGACACTCGCTGCGAGAGCCTCTATCGCGGTGCGTTGGCCGAGCGCCTGGACGCCCATTCCCGGGCCACTGGTGGCTACCTGCGGGCCTCGGACCTCAAGGATTATCGCGCCCAGTGGGTGGACCCCATCCACGTCAATTACCGAGGCGTGGATGTCTGGGAAATCCCGCCGAGCGGGCAGGGCCTGGTGGCCTTGATGGCGTTGAAGATACTGGAAGGCTTCGACTTCGATCACCGTGACAGCCAACAGACCTGGCATCGCCAACTGGAAGCGATGAAGTTGGCCTACAGCGACGGCCTGCACTACATCACCGATCCTTTGCACATGCGCGTGGCGGTGGCTGACCTGCTCAGCGACGACTACAGTGCCCGCCGCCGTCGGCAGATCGGCGAACAGGCCCTACCGCCCACGCCCGGCGACCCCCACGCCAGCGGCACGGTGTACCTGGCGACCGCGGATGGGGAGGGCAATATGGTCTCGTTCATCCAGAGCAACTACCACGGGTTTGGCTCCGGTGTGGTGCTGCCGGACAGTGGGATTGCCTTGCAGAATCGAGGGCAGGAATTCAGCCTCGATCCGAGCCACGTCAACTGCCTGGCTCCTGGCAAGAAAACCTTCCATACCATCATTCCCGGTTTCCTCACTCGCAATGGCGAGGCCCTCGGTCCCTTCGGCGTGATGGGCGGCTACATGCAGCCCCAGGGGCATGTGCAGATGGTCATGAACCTGGTGGATTTCGGCCTGAACCCGCAAGCGGCGCTGGATGCACCACGCTGGCAATGGCTGGGGGCGATGAAAGTCGGTATCGAGCACGGGGCCTCACGGGACCTGGCCAATGCCTTGGCGCGACGGGGGCATGAGGTTCAGATCGCCAGCGACCTGACCGACTATGGGCGCGGCCAGATCATCCTGCGCGACCCGGTCAGCGGTGTGCTGTGCGGCGGGACTGAACCCCGGGCGGATTCACATATTGCCGTTTGGTGA
- a CDS encoding amino acid ABC transporter ATP-binding protein, producing the protein MAHKSEELIIEALDVHKSFGELQILKGISLQVRRGEVVVLIGASGSGKTTFIRCINLLEDIQGGRIRVNGRAMGYRERADGSLVRESERNIARQRRDIGMVFQRFNLFPHMTALENIIEAPIQVLGVTRTAALEQARGLLERVGLADKADHYPSMLSGGQQQRVAIARALAMKPQAMLFDEPTSALDPETVGEVLQVMKELAEEGMTMVVVTHEMGFAREVADRVVVLDQGELIEQGPPEQIFCHPIHPRTRAFLSRVL; encoded by the coding sequence ATGGCGCATAAAAGCGAAGAGCTGATTATCGAGGCGCTGGATGTCCACAAGTCTTTCGGCGAGCTGCAGATTCTCAAGGGCATCTCCCTGCAAGTGCGGCGCGGCGAAGTCGTTGTGCTGATCGGGGCTTCGGGCTCCGGCAAGACCACCTTCATCCGCTGCATCAACTTGCTGGAGGACATCCAGGGCGGGCGTATCCGCGTCAACGGCCGGGCCATGGGCTATCGCGAGCGGGCCGACGGCAGCCTGGTGCGGGAGTCGGAGCGCAACATCGCCCGTCAACGGCGGGACATCGGCATGGTTTTCCAGCGCTTCAACCTGTTTCCTCACATGACAGCCCTGGAGAACATCATCGAGGCGCCGATCCAGGTGCTTGGCGTGACTCGCACCGCAGCGCTGGAGCAGGCCCGCGGCCTGCTGGAGCGGGTCGGCCTGGCGGATAAGGCCGATCACTACCCGTCGATGCTCTCCGGCGGCCAGCAACAGCGGGTGGCGATTGCCCGGGCCCTGGCCATGAAACCCCAGGCCATGCTGTTCGACGAACCCACCAGCGCCCTCGACCCGGAGACTGTCGGCGAGGTGTTGCAAGTGATGAAGGAGTTGGCCGAGGAGGGGATGACCATGGTCGTGGTGACTCATGAAATGGGCTTTGCCCGGGAAGTGGCCGACCGTGTGGTGGTCCTGGACCAGGGCGAGCTTATCGAGCAGGGGCCGCCGGAGCAGATTTTCTGTCACCCCATTCATCCTCGTACCCGGGCTTTTCTCAGTCGCGTGTTATGA
- a CDS encoding amino acid ABC transporter permease has translation MNFNWDVFWQYLLQPSGVYLTGLWLTCLISVLAMLLGCVLGLSAALLRLSKNPLLHLPVRFYVWLMRGTPLLVQIVFLYTALAAGGIFRFEDIDLFGLVIPGNIQAAIIALGLNEGAYMAEIIRAGIGAVDKGQYEAGRSLGMTFAKLMRRIVLPQAFRVIVPPLGNEFNVMLKNTTLVSVIGVQELLLSTQMVTSATFRVFELYLVVAIYFLLLTTLWGFFQRWLEARFGQSDRPSSPPPASTRMFGRSTLNLLRAR, from the coding sequence ATGAATTTCAATTGGGATGTGTTCTGGCAGTACCTGCTGCAGCCCAGTGGGGTGTACCTCACCGGGCTTTGGCTGACCTGCCTGATCAGCGTGCTGGCGATGCTGCTGGGTTGTGTCCTGGGGCTGAGCGCCGCGCTGTTGCGGTTGTCGAAGAACCCGTTGCTGCATTTGCCTGTACGCTTTTACGTGTGGCTGATGCGCGGCACACCGTTGCTGGTGCAGATCGTCTTTCTCTACACCGCACTGGCCGCTGGCGGGATTTTCCGCTTCGAAGACATCGACCTCTTCGGGCTGGTGATCCCCGGCAATATCCAGGCGGCGATCATTGCCCTGGGCCTCAACGAGGGTGCCTACATGGCCGAGATCATCCGCGCCGGCATCGGTGCGGTGGACAAGGGCCAATACGAGGCCGGGCGCTCGCTGGGCATGACCTTCGCCAAACTGATGCGCCGCATTGTCCTGCCCCAGGCGTTCCGGGTCATCGTTCCGCCGCTGGGCAACGAGTTCAACGTGATGCTCAAGAACACCACGCTGGTCAGCGTGATCGGCGTACAGGAACTGTTGCTCAGTACCCAGATGGTCACGTCGGCGACGTTCCGGGTGTTCGAACTGTATCTGGTGGTGGCGATCTACTTCCTGTTGCTGACCACGTTGTGGGGCTTTTTCCAGCGCTGGCTGGAGGCCCGTTTCGGTCAGTCGGACCGGCCCTCGTCACCGCCGCCGGCTTCGACGCGGATGTTCGGTCGCAGCACCCTGAACCTGCTGAGGGCACGTTGA
- a CDS encoding ABC transporter substrate-binding protein: protein MHKPRLLVAALSLGFCAQWAVAAPVVPERLLKVDKLVYCSGMDSPPLVSFDEAQKPKGLTVDLGLEIAKRLGDKKVEWRVIPFSGLLPALLARQCDMIVDQLFDKPERREVIDIVNYMYSSQAVVVPKGNPKGLKTLPDLSGHKVAVLNGSTIKTLLDTENESLAKSGKPAMKLVVYNTDTDAFQALRISQVDAYGTTVETAGYYATMAPDLFEEGVPAFSRILTGLGIRKDDPQLTAAVQQVIGDMRSDGSYSQLLGKWHVASDTLD from the coding sequence ATGCATAAGCCTCGCCTGTTGGTTGCCGCTTTATCCTTGGGTTTCTGTGCGCAGTGGGCCGTTGCCGCGCCCGTTGTTCCGGAGCGTTTGCTCAAGGTCGATAAACTCGTCTACTGCTCGGGCATGGATTCGCCGCCGTTGGTGTCCTTTGATGAGGCGCAGAAACCCAAGGGACTTACCGTGGACCTGGGGTTGGAAATCGCCAAGCGCCTGGGCGACAAGAAAGTGGAATGGCGGGTCATTCCTTTTTCCGGGCTGCTCCCCGCGTTGCTGGCCCGGCAGTGCGACATGATCGTTGACCAACTGTTTGACAAACCCGAGCGCCGCGAGGTGATCGACATCGTCAACTACATGTATTCCAGCCAGGCGGTGGTGGTGCCCAAGGGCAATCCGAAGGGGCTCAAGACGTTGCCGGATCTTTCCGGACACAAGGTCGCGGTGCTCAACGGTTCCACCATCAAGACCCTGCTCGACACCGAGAACGAGAGCCTGGCCAAGTCCGGCAAACCGGCGATGAAGCTGGTGGTCTACAACACCGACACCGATGCCTTCCAGGCGCTGCGCATCAGCCAGGTCGACGCCTATGGCACCACCGTGGAAACCGCCGGTTATTACGCGACCATGGCGCCCGATCTGTTCGAGGAGGGCGTGCCGGCCTTCAGCCGGATTCTCACTGGCCTGGGCATTCGCAAGGACGATCCGCAACTGACGGCTGCCGTGCAGCAGGTCATCGGCGATATGCGCAGCGATGGCAGCTACAGCCAACTGCTCGGCAAATGGCATGTCGCCAGTGACACGCTTGATTGA
- a CDS encoding GntR family transcriptional regulator has translation MQFVPAYAERPPITAEEEAYNFLLDAICGGRLRKGDRLIAEDIANEIGMSRMPVREAFRRLDAQGLVTLRPNRGAIVSGLDIEELHEVFEMRSALEGLAVRVATARIGERQLAALERLLDEMDDYREESAEWVSRHRAFHEYLCSISGRPRLLKQISALYSLIEAPMRLWLQHVEKPLSARQEHLLILDALRAGDAEKAEAVVRSHIEGTVPELIEFLQSKK, from the coding sequence ATGCAATTTGTTCCCGCTTACGCTGAACGCCCGCCGATAACGGCCGAGGAGGAGGCTTACAACTTCCTGCTCGATGCGATTTGTGGCGGTCGGTTACGCAAGGGCGACCGGCTGATTGCCGAGGACATCGCCAATGAGATCGGTATGAGCCGGATGCCGGTGCGCGAGGCCTTTCGTCGTCTGGATGCCCAGGGCCTGGTGACCCTGCGACCCAATCGCGGGGCGATTGTCAGCGGCCTGGATATCGAAGAGTTGCATGAAGTCTTCGAAATGCGCAGCGCCCTGGAAGGCTTGGCGGTCCGTGTCGCGACGGCGCGAATTGGCGAACGCCAGCTGGCCGCCTTGGAGCGCTTGCTGGACGAGATGGACGATTATCGCGAGGAAAGCGCCGAGTGGGTCAGCCGCCATCGCGCCTTTCATGAATACCTGTGCAGCATCAGCGGTCGCCCGCGATTGCTCAAGCAGATCAGCGCGCTCTATTCCCTGATTGAGGCGCCCATGCGTCTGTGGTTGCAGCATGTGGAAAAGCCCCTGAGTGCACGCCAGGAGCACCTGCTGATCCTCGACGCGCTGCGGGCTGGCGACGCCGAGAAGGCTGAAGCGGTGGTGCGCTCGCACATCGAAGGCACCGTCCCTGAATTGATCGAGTTCCTGCAATCGAAAAAATAA
- a CDS encoding helix-turn-helix domain-containing protein produces the protein MFAEVRTFNDPQQHAGSILGWQQVYDQLGRGCLSSELRQVCAERFQIFQEVLDKRVVQRGCAPKGRLCIAMSLGGAPVVQGHQVGAHSVVLLRDGEDFVLHAPESTHFFAANVDTVRFAKLAAYELSSEQLKRLKSVSQVSVDEAVLRRVQQKIHPLFRHLLEQADAVSPASEKILEDVLLNAFLDLFSHASDEVRGRRGNFAVSAYLVKRCQELVVSSADVPLSILDLCEQLRVSRRTLQNSFQAVTGMRPVEHLRNLRLNAVRRRLITTHAAALNVSEIAMAMGFFHLSHFATHYRALFGESPSDTPRAPA, from the coding sequence ATGTTCGCCGAAGTCCGTACCTTCAATGATCCTCAGCAACACGCCGGTTCGATCCTAGGCTGGCAACAGGTCTATGACCAACTCGGGCGTGGCTGCCTTTCCAGTGAACTGCGGCAGGTGTGCGCCGAGCGTTTCCAGATTTTCCAGGAGGTGCTGGATAAGCGTGTGGTGCAGCGCGGTTGCGCGCCAAAAGGGCGCTTGTGCATTGCCATGTCGCTGGGCGGTGCGCCGGTGGTCCAGGGGCACCAAGTGGGCGCCCATAGCGTCGTGCTGTTGCGCGATGGCGAAGACTTCGTCTTGCACGCGCCGGAAAGCACGCACTTCTTCGCGGCCAATGTCGACACGGTACGGTTCGCCAAACTGGCGGCCTACGAACTGTCGAGCGAACAGCTCAAACGCTTGAAAAGCGTGTCCCAGGTCAGCGTGGATGAGGCGGTATTGCGCCGCGTGCAGCAAAAAATCCACCCACTGTTTCGTCACCTTTTGGAGCAGGCAGACGCCGTCAGTCCCGCCTCGGAAAAAATCCTCGAGGACGTCCTGCTCAACGCCTTTCTCGATCTATTCAGTCACGCCTCGGACGAGGTGCGTGGCCGACGCGGCAATTTTGCCGTCAGTGCCTACCTGGTCAAACGTTGCCAGGAGCTGGTGGTGTCCAGCGCCGATGTGCCCTTGAGCATCCTCGACTTGTGCGAGCAATTGCGGGTCAGCCGCAGGACCCTGCAGAACAGTTTCCAGGCGGTCACCGGGATGCGTCCAGTGGAGCACCTGCGCAACCTGCGGCTCAATGCCGTGCGCCGACGTTTGATCACGACCCATGCGGCGGCACTGAACGTCAGTGAAATTGCCATGGCGATGGGTTTTTTCCATCTGAGTCATTTTGCGACCCATTACCGGGCGCTGTTTGGCGAGTCACCCTCCGATACACCCAGGGCGCCGGCTTGA
- a CDS encoding 2-keto-4-pentenoate hydratase — protein MSREDDFLVRLHEAAQAVHALPSLEPQAVTLQEGYTLQREALRRREAAGERLAGWKVAFAGRAAQDRFGIDEPVLGALTDAMVVEPGSTVPLARLIQPKLEIELAFVLGRTLVPGFYSDEDILAAISEIAPAFEIADCRWQGWRFGVGAFLADNAAAGLYCLGARVVFDPHRLSEVSYRLAHDGVSCGEGNVLAREDTPQANLCWLVRCLLADGQCVEAGQVVLSGALLAPMDVRAGEYRLRMLGTELALVFR, from the coding sequence ATGAGCCGCGAAGATGATTTCCTGGTCCGGCTTCACGAGGCCGCGCAGGCTGTACATGCCTTGCCTTCGTTGGAGCCACAGGCCGTCACCCTGCAGGAGGGCTACACCTTGCAGCGCGAGGCATTGCGCCGGCGCGAGGCCGCTGGTGAGCGGTTGGCCGGGTGGAAAGTGGCTTTCGCCGGCCGTGCCGCCCAGGACCGTTTCGGTATTGATGAACCGGTGTTGGGCGCACTGACCGATGCGATGGTTGTGGAACCCGGCAGCACGGTGCCCCTGGCACGGCTGATCCAGCCAAAGCTGGAAATCGAGCTGGCGTTTGTCCTGGGGCGCACACTGGTGCCGGGTTTCTACAGCGACGAGGACATCCTCGCCGCCATCTCCGAGATCGCGCCGGCATTCGAAATCGCCGATTGTCGTTGGCAGGGCTGGCGTTTCGGCGTCGGGGCGTTTCTTGCCGACAATGCCGCTGCGGGGCTGTATTGCCTCGGGGCGAGAGTGGTGTTCGATCCGCATCGACTGTCCGAAGTGAGCTATCGCCTGGCGCATGACGGCGTGTCCTGCGGTGAGGGTAACGTCCTGGCGCGCGAGGACACGCCCCAGGCCAACCTGTGTTGGCTGGTCCGGTGCTTGCTGGCTGACGGGCAGTGCGTTGAAGCGGGGCAGGTGGTGCTGTCCGGGGCGTTGTTGGCGCCGATGGACGTCAGGGCAGGCGAATATCGTTTGCGCATGCTTGGCACGGAACTGGCTTTGGTTTTCCGGTAG
- a CDS encoding bifunctional 3-(3-hydroxy-phenyl)propionate/3-hydroxycinnamic acid hydroxylase — protein MKQEKTQVVIVGGGPNGITAGHYMGLYGIDCIVLELADGVLPYPRAVGMDDEALRVLQGIGIAKLAARDMICNVPLRYYNARGVCFAEVKPSTAHYGWPMRNIFMQQLLETTLREQLGKHASVELRQGHEMLDLEQDAGGVTLQVRDAQGELYQLQAQYVIGADGGRSSVRKKLGIELLGLTHPRKWVVIDTANDSLDAPYTALHADPQRPFVCIYLPYQQRRWEFMLLEGEDEARMCEEATIRDLIRGHIGDAVDQLEIIRIRAYTHNSRVAARFVQGRVALVGDAAHISPPWAGQGLNSGLRDVANVTWKLAAILQGRASPAILASYDQERRGHATDLIALADNMGAVLGLTNPLMAGVRDWLFQAVNSVDNLRSHLLEFKFKPKATITKGLVYHERAELHEDDLVGQLFIQPSVEDAQGQRRRLDEVLGHSYAVLGYRVNPSEQLSEQTAVWWARWETRFIQINRSRSGAGRNQPLSASGAICVEDVDNRLGEWFAKVRDCVVVVRPDRFVAAITTPERLEGVLRKLAEQLS, from the coding sequence ATGAAGCAGGAGAAAACCCAGGTTGTCATCGTTGGCGGCGGCCCGAATGGGATCACAGCCGGTCATTACATGGGGCTGTACGGCATCGACTGCATCGTCCTTGAGTTGGCTGACGGCGTCCTGCCGTATCCGCGCGCGGTGGGCATGGATGACGAGGCACTGCGTGTGTTGCAGGGCATCGGCATCGCCAAACTGGCCGCGCGCGACATGATCTGCAACGTGCCCCTGCGTTACTACAACGCGCGAGGCGTCTGTTTTGCCGAGGTCAAGCCGAGCACGGCCCACTATGGCTGGCCGATGCGCAACATCTTCATGCAACAGTTACTGGAAACGACATTGCGCGAGCAACTGGGTAAGCACGCCAGTGTCGAGTTGCGCCAGGGCCATGAAATGCTCGATCTGGAGCAGGATGCCGGGGGCGTGACCTTGCAGGTGCGCGATGCCCAGGGCGAGCTCTATCAATTGCAGGCGCAGTACGTGATCGGCGCCGATGGCGGACGTTCCAGCGTGCGCAAGAAACTCGGCATCGAGTTGCTGGGGTTGACCCATCCACGCAAATGGGTGGTGATCGACACGGCCAACGACTCGCTGGATGCACCGTATACGGCCCTGCATGCCGACCCGCAGCGGCCCTTTGTCTGCATCTACCTGCCGTATCAGCAGCGGCGCTGGGAGTTCATGCTCCTGGAGGGCGAAGACGAGGCCCGGATGTGCGAAGAGGCCACGATCCGGGACTTGATCCGTGGGCATATCGGCGATGCGGTCGATCAACTGGAAATCATCCGGATCCGCGCCTACACCCATAACTCTCGGGTCGCGGCGCGCTTTGTCCAGGGCCGTGTGGCATTGGTGGGGGATGCGGCGCATATTTCCCCGCCCTGGGCCGGGCAGGGCCTCAATTCGGGCCTGCGTGATGTCGCCAACGTCACCTGGAAGCTCGCCGCGATTCTTCAAGGGCGGGCGTCGCCGGCGATTCTTGCCAGTTACGACCAGGAACGCCGTGGGCATGCGACCGATCTCATTGCGTTGGCCGACAACATGGGCGCCGTGCTGGGGCTGACTAACCCGTTGATGGCCGGTGTGCGGGACTGGTTGTTCCAGGCCGTCAACAGCGTCGACAACCTTCGTTCGCACTTGCTGGAATTCAAATTCAAACCCAAGGCAACCATCACCAAAGGCTTGGTGTATCACGAACGCGCCGAGCTGCATGAGGATGATCTGGTCGGGCAATTGTTCATCCAGCCGTCTGTCGAGGACGCCCAGGGGCAGCGCCGGCGCCTGGATGAGGTGCTGGGGCATTCCTATGCGGTGCTGGGGTATCGGGTCAACCCGAGCGAACAGCTCAGCGAGCAAACCGCTGTCTGGTGGGCGCGCTGGGAAACGCGCTTCATCCAGATCAATCGCTCGCGCAGTGGCGCGGGGCGTAACCAACCCTTGTCCGCCAGCGGCGCCATTTGCGTCGAGGACGTCGATAACCGCCTGGGCGAATGGTTTGCCAAGGTGCGTGACTGCGTCGTGGTGGTGCGGCCGGATCGGTTCGTTGCCGCGATCACCACACCCGAGCGGCTCGAAGGCGTCTTGCGCAAACTGGCGGAGCAACTCTCATGA
- a CDS encoding alpha/beta hydrolase, giving the protein MSANSQFLINRSGMRLHYLSWGNPSGIAVVLLHGLRSYAQTWDGLANALGERYCCYALDQRGRGYSDWADASSYRTEAYVHDLEDLVAHLGLQRFVLVGHSLGGTNALEYARLNPGRLQALVIEDIGPGSSVSGDGAERIRREMSQTPLLFPDWESAAQFWLQARPGLSQEGLASRLMYSMKETLAGIEWRHDQQGIAQARLSITPTDLWPAVRALDCPTLFIRGGRSDFLPLATLESIKQANELVRTEEIADASHYVHDDQSEMFNLVVIDYLYDQCLQPQQQSGE; this is encoded by the coding sequence ATGTCTGCAAACAGCCAGTTCCTCATCAATCGGTCAGGGATGCGCCTGCATTATCTGTCTTGGGGCAATCCGTCGGGCATTGCAGTGGTGTTGCTGCACGGGCTGCGCTCCTATGCCCAGACCTGGGATGGCCTGGCCAATGCGCTGGGCGAGCGGTATTGCTGCTATGCCCTTGACCAGCGCGGTCGTGGCTACAGTGACTGGGCGGATGCTTCCAGTTACCGGACCGAGGCCTATGTCCACGACCTTGAAGATCTGGTGGCGCATCTGGGTCTGCAGCGTTTCGTCCTGGTGGGGCATTCCCTCGGTGGCACCAATGCACTGGAGTATGCGCGGCTCAATCCGGGGCGCCTGCAAGCGTTGGTGATCGAGGACATCGGCCCTGGTTCTTCGGTCAGCGGTGACGGCGCCGAGCGCATTCGGCGCGAGATGAGCCAGACACCGTTGTTGTTTCCTGACTGGGAGAGTGCCGCCCAGTTCTGGCTGCAAGCGCGACCCGGCCTCTCTCAGGAGGGGCTGGCTTCCAGGTTGATGTATTCCATGAAGGAAACGCTGGCTGGAATCGAATGGCGTCACGACCAGCAAGGTATTGCCCAGGCGCGCCTGAGTATTACCCCGACCGACCTGTGGCCGGCGGTACGGGCGCTGGATTGCCCGACGCTGTTCATTCGTGGCGGCCGCTCCGACTTCCTGCCCTTGGCGACCCTTGAGTCGATCAAGCAGGCCAATGAGTTGGTGCGCACCGAGGAAATCGCCGACGCCAGCCATTACGTCCATGATGACCAAAGCGAAATGTTCAACCTTGTCGTCATCGACTATTTGTATGACCAGTGTCTACAACCACAACAACAAAGCGGTGAATAG
- a CDS encoding amino acid synthesis family protein, with amino-acid sequence MKTANFASYHIRKWYSFVEETLANETGRLADGEPLFKYAIGAVIANPYAGRFSESLAELIEPSPLLGQEFGRRIRVLAGQREIVSYGKACLVGSQGEYEHGNALLTNPAADPIRVALGGGKSWVPSTGKRGGPGVTIDVPLAHKDALYVRSHYDSISLSFGDGPAADELIIIWAFATRGRLHARLGGLQAADVKGNDGLY; translated from the coding sequence ATGAAAACCGCCAATTTCGCCAGTTACCACATCCGCAAATGGTACAGCTTCGTCGAGGAAACCCTGGCCAACGAAACGGGTCGGCTGGCCGACGGTGAACCGCTGTTCAAGTACGCCATTGGTGCCGTGATCGCCAACCCTTATGCCGGCCGTTTCAGTGAAAGCCTGGCCGAGCTGATAGAGCCGTCACCCTTGCTGGGCCAGGAGTTCGGTCGGCGCATCCGGGTACTGGCGGGCCAGCGCGAAATCGTCAGCTACGGCAAGGCGTGCCTGGTGGGCAGCCAGGGCGAGTACGAGCATGGCAATGCATTGTTGACCAACCCGGCGGCGGATCCGATCCGCGTCGCGTTGGGCGGCGGCAAGTCCTGGGTGCCTTCCACCGGCAAGCGTGGCGGGCCCGGGGTGACCATCGATGTGCCGCTGGCCCACAAGGATGCGCTGTATGTCCGTTCGCACTACGACAGCATTTCGCTGTCGTTCGGTGACGGTCCCGCGGCCGACGAATTGATCATCATCTGGGCCTTCGCCACGCGTGGGCGCTTGCATGCGCGTCTGGGTGGCCTTCAGGCTGCCGACGTCAAGGGCAATGACGGCCTGTATTGA
- a CDS encoding VOC family protein, with product MKVEVVRTHLSLSVSDPEVSARWYADVLGMHESARGESWIMMAFGAKHHDIALLRAAPGAHQGGLGLQHYGLEIAGDMTTLRKLYGMLLNKGVEVVKITDHEIGNGVYFNDPDGNRLEFFLESEHDDERGKARFKAAGAPSRHFDLDPL from the coding sequence ATGAAAGTCGAAGTCGTTCGTACTCACCTGTCGCTATCGGTGAGCGACCCTGAAGTGTCGGCGCGTTGGTACGCCGACGTGCTGGGCATGCATGAAAGTGCCCGGGGTGAAAGCTGGATCATGATGGCCTTCGGTGCCAAGCACCACGACATCGCGTTGCTCCGCGCAGCACCCGGTGCCCACCAGGGCGGCCTGGGGCTGCAGCACTACGGGCTGGAGATTGCGGGCGACATGACCACCCTGCGCAAGCTCTACGGCATGTTGCTGAACAAGGGCGTCGAGGTGGTGAAGATCACCGACCACGAGATTGGTAACGGTGTGTATTTCAACGATCCCGACGGCAATCGCCTGGAATTCTTCCTCGAATCCGAACATGACGACGAGCGAGGCAAGGCCCGCTTCAAGGCCGCTGGAGCCCCCAGCCGGCATTTCGATCTCGACCCACTTTGA